One Luteibacter aegosomaticola genomic window carries:
- a CDS encoding MGDG synthase family glycosyltransferase produces MTRRILLLSVSAGAGHVRAADALEATVVALAAQGADVEARHLDVMDYVPSSFRRIYADFYLGLITRYPRVWGMLYRITDDARPDAVVQRMRRTIERLNTRRLRAAIADFAPDAIICTHFLPAEMLARQIRKGRVTAPVYLQVTDFDLHRMWVVPGMSGYFAGSPEIAYRMHAVGLPATRVHTTGIPVMPAFAEAHDRDALSREFGMDPRRAAYLVMGGGAGVGALDELADTLLSAGGDFQLVVLAGRNEDMLGRLRKLATGKHAGRLFPQGYTKHVERLMACCDLAITKPGGLTTSECLAMGLPMIVNAPIPGQEERNADYLLEQGAAWKAIDGVALAWRVQALRDDPAQLSAMSQRARAIGKPHAARDVIDTVLAQLGHR; encoded by the coding sequence GTGACGCGGCGCATCCTGCTCCTGTCGGTGTCCGCGGGCGCGGGGCACGTGCGTGCCGCGGACGCGCTCGAGGCGACCGTGGTGGCACTCGCCGCGCAGGGCGCCGACGTGGAGGCACGCCATCTCGATGTCATGGATTACGTGCCCTCGAGTTTCCGGCGTATCTATGCCGATTTCTACCTGGGCCTGATCACGCGTTATCCGCGCGTGTGGGGCATGCTTTACCGGATTACGGACGATGCGCGGCCCGATGCGGTCGTGCAGCGCATGCGGCGCACCATCGAGCGCCTGAACACACGGCGCCTGCGTGCCGCCATCGCCGATTTCGCCCCGGACGCCATCATCTGCACACACTTCCTGCCGGCCGAGATGTTGGCCCGGCAGATTCGCAAGGGCCGTGTGACGGCGCCGGTGTACCTGCAGGTGACGGATTTCGACCTGCACCGCATGTGGGTGGTGCCGGGCATGTCAGGCTATTTCGCGGGTAGCCCCGAGATCGCCTACCGCATGCACGCCGTGGGCCTGCCTGCCACGCGCGTGCACACGACCGGTATCCCGGTGATGCCTGCGTTCGCCGAGGCGCATGACCGGGACGCGCTTTCGCGTGAATTCGGCATGGACCCGCGGCGCGCCGCTTACCTGGTGATGGGCGGTGGCGCTGGCGTGGGCGCACTCGATGAGCTCGCTGACACACTGCTCTCCGCCGGCGGTGATTTCCAGCTGGTGGTGCTAGCCGGACGCAACGAGGACATGCTCGGCCGCCTGCGCAAGCTCGCTACCGGCAAGCATGCCGGGCGTCTGTTCCCGCAGGGCTATACGAAGCACGTGGAACGCCTGATGGCGTGCTGCGACCTTGCCATCACCAAGCCGGGCGGCCTGACCACGTCGGAATGCCTTGCGATGGGCCTGCCGATGATCGTGAACGCACCGATCCCTGGCCAGGAAGAGCGCAACGCGGATTACCTGCTGGAACAGGGCGCCGCGTGGAAGGCGATCGATGGCGTGGCGCTGGCCTGGCGTGTGCAGGCGCTACGCGACGACCCGGCGCAACTCAGCGCCATGAGCCAGCGCGCTCGCGCTATCGGCAAACCGCATGCCGCGCGCGACGTGATCGACACCGTGCTCGCGCAACTGGGCCACCGATGA
- the phoR gene encoding phosphate regulon sensor histidine kinase PhoR produces the protein MLQTPATPHPEHDRLMTRTRRIASRLRDLRSAAGSLPDGVVLLDHAQHVRWFNHAAEELLGLKGQRDRGRFITEVLKNTELADWLDDGAREPLTDVTAPGHPNRHITATLLPFGSRQRVLLARDTSHLTRLEQIRRDFVANVSHELRTPLTVIHGYLELLDPEDVPELAPVLDEMRAQSKRMGQIVEDLLTLSRLETQDHLAEEHVQMTPLLASLRKEAEALSQGRHTISLDVATGYDLLGSTKDLHSAFGNLVGNAVRYTPTGGKIAIRWAAIDGGARFSVQDSGFGIPAAHIARLTERFYRVSSSRSRDSGGTGLGLSIVKHVLNLHQARLSIESEPGKGSTFACVFNTDRLLDGSRLHDIAGTPA, from the coding sequence ATGTTGCAAACGCCTGCAACACCCCACCCTGAGCATGACCGTCTCATGACACGCACACGCCGTATCGCCTCCCGCCTCCGCGACCTGCGCAGCGCGGCCGGTTCCCTCCCCGATGGCGTGGTCCTGCTGGATCACGCGCAGCACGTCCGCTGGTTTAACCACGCGGCGGAGGAACTGCTTGGCCTGAAGGGCCAGCGTGACCGCGGCCGCTTCATCACCGAAGTACTGAAGAACACGGAGCTGGCCGACTGGCTGGACGATGGCGCCCGCGAGCCGCTCACCGACGTGACGGCACCCGGCCACCCGAACCGGCATATCACGGCCACGCTGCTGCCGTTCGGTAGCCGCCAGCGCGTACTGCTGGCCCGCGATACCAGCCACCTCACCCGCCTCGAACAGATCCGTCGCGATTTCGTCGCCAACGTCTCGCACGAGCTGCGCACGCCGCTCACCGTGATCCACGGCTACCTCGAACTGCTCGATCCGGAAGATGTGCCCGAGCTTGCGCCCGTCCTCGATGAAATGCGCGCGCAGTCCAAGCGCATGGGCCAGATCGTCGAAGACCTGCTGACGCTTTCGCGCCTGGAAACGCAGGATCATCTCGCCGAAGAACACGTGCAGATGACCCCGCTGCTCGCCTCCCTGCGCAAGGAGGCCGAAGCCCTGAGCCAGGGCCGGCATACCATTTCGCTGGACGTCGCCACGGGCTACGACCTGCTGGGGTCCACCAAGGACCTGCACAGCGCCTTCGGCAACCTCGTGGGCAACGCGGTGCGCTATACGCCCACCGGCGGCAAGATCGCCATCCGCTGGGCCGCCATCGATGGCGGCGCACGCTTCTCGGTACAGGATTCCGGTTTCGGTATCCCGGCCGCCCATATCGCCCGCCTCACGGAGCGCTTCTATCGCGTCTCCTCCAGCCGCTCACGCGATTCCGGCGGCACGGGCCTGGGCCTTTCCATCGTCAAACACGTGCTGAACCTGCACCAGGCGCGCCTCTCGATCGAGAGCGAGCCGGGCAAGGGCTCCACCTTCGCGTGCGTCTTCAACACCGACCGCTTGCTCGACGGCTCCCGCCTGCACGACATCGCGGGCACCCCGGCCTGA
- the ppk1 gene encoding polyphosphate kinase 1 codes for MKRAAERMSAKVDLGAPELYINRELAALEFNFRVLAQASDPDVPVLERLRYLTIVSNNLDEFFEVRVAVLKHKHALGAALPGADGLGSGEILARIRERTLELVSEIYRIWHEELGPALNAESIRFVTRDHWSDRQRRWLQGYFQNEIMPVLSPLGLDPAHPFPRILNKTLNLAVVLKGRDAFGREGHMALVRAPRSLPRIIRIPSEVSGNDGDFVFLAEVLQAFADEIFPGFQVCAAYQFRVTRNSELVVEEAEVENLARALSEELAGRGYARPVRLEVGADCPRAITDMLMANFQLEDADIYRCDGPVNIIRAGVIYDQLDRAELKFPHFTPRLTPAFAKGVNEFDVLGERDVLMHHPYESFASVVELLRRASQDPGVLAIKQTLYRAGKDSPLVDLLVDAARNGKDVTVVIELRARFDEEANIGLANRLQEAGVQVVYGVVGYKTHAKMLLIVRREGAGLRRYVHLSTGNYHQGNSRGYTDIGLMTSNPEIGEDIHKVFQQLSGLGPMIQLKRLLHSPFTLYSSVMGKIEREIAHANAGRPARITAKLNALNEAHVVEALYRASQAGVQIDLIIRGACTLRPGIKGVSDNIRVRSIIGRFLEHSRVYWFANDGEPELYCASADWMERNLMRRIEVGVPILEPDLFKRVYEETLENYLRDNTQAWMLGADGRYTRRQPAKGELPHSAQQALLAKYCG; via the coding sequence ATGAAACGGGCCGCGGAACGCATGAGCGCAAAGGTCGACCTCGGGGCTCCCGAGCTGTACATCAACCGTGAGCTGGCGGCGCTGGAGTTCAACTTCCGCGTGCTGGCCCAGGCGAGCGATCCTGACGTGCCGGTGCTGGAGCGCCTGCGCTACCTCACCATCGTCAGCAACAACCTCGATGAGTTCTTCGAGGTACGCGTGGCCGTGCTCAAGCACAAGCATGCGCTCGGCGCTGCCCTCCCGGGTGCCGATGGCCTCGGCTCGGGCGAGATCCTGGCGCGCATCCGCGAGCGCACGCTGGAGCTGGTCAGCGAGATCTACCGCATCTGGCACGAGGAACTCGGGCCGGCGCTGAATGCGGAGAGCATCCGCTTCGTCACCCGCGACCATTGGTCCGACCGGCAACGGCGCTGGCTGCAGGGCTACTTCCAGAACGAGATCATGCCGGTGCTTTCGCCACTGGGTCTCGATCCGGCACACCCGTTCCCGCGCATCCTCAACAAGACGCTCAACCTCGCCGTGGTGCTCAAGGGCCGCGACGCGTTCGGCCGCGAGGGCCACATGGCCCTGGTCCGCGCACCGCGTTCCCTGCCCCGCATCATCCGCATCCCGTCGGAAGTCTCGGGGAACGACGGCGATTTCGTCTTTCTCGCCGAGGTGCTGCAAGCCTTCGCCGACGAGATCTTCCCCGGCTTCCAGGTTTGCGCGGCTTATCAGTTCCGCGTCACGCGCAACAGCGAACTCGTGGTCGAAGAGGCCGAGGTCGAGAACCTCGCCCGCGCGCTAAGCGAGGAGCTGGCCGGCCGCGGCTATGCGCGCCCCGTACGCCTGGAAGTGGGCGCGGATTGCCCGCGTGCCATCACCGATATGCTCATGGCGAACTTCCAGCTGGAAGACGCCGATATCTACCGCTGCGATGGCCCGGTCAACATCATCCGCGCCGGCGTTATCTACGACCAGCTCGACCGCGCCGAACTCAAGTTCCCGCACTTCACACCACGCCTGACACCGGCGTTCGCCAAGGGTGTGAACGAGTTCGACGTCCTCGGCGAGCGCGATGTCCTGATGCATCACCCGTACGAGTCGTTCGCCTCGGTGGTGGAGTTGCTCCGCCGCGCCTCCCAGGATCCAGGCGTGCTCGCCATCAAGCAGACCCTGTATCGCGCCGGCAAGGATTCCCCGCTGGTCGATCTGCTGGTGGATGCCGCGCGCAACGGCAAAGACGTCACCGTGGTGATCGAATTGCGCGCGCGTTTCGACGAGGAAGCCAACATCGGCCTGGCCAACCGGCTGCAGGAAGCTGGCGTGCAGGTGGTCTACGGCGTGGTCGGCTACAAGACCCACGCCAAGATGCTGCTTATCGTGCGCCGCGAGGGTGCGGGCCTGCGCCGCTACGTGCACCTGTCGACGGGCAACTACCACCAGGGCAACAGCCGCGGCTACACCGACATCGGGCTGATGACCTCGAATCCCGAGATCGGCGAGGACATCCACAAGGTATTCCAGCAGCTATCGGGCCTCGGCCCGATGATCCAGCTGAAGCGCCTGTTGCATTCGCCGTTTACGCTGTACAGCAGTGTCATGGGCAAGATCGAGCGCGAGATCGCCCATGCGAACGCAGGCCGCCCCGCACGCATCACGGCCAAGCTCAACGCATTGAACGAAGCCCACGTGGTCGAAGCGCTTTACCGCGCCTCGCAAGCGGGCGTGCAGATCGATCTGATCATCCGTGGCGCCTGCACGCTGCGCCCGGGAATCAAAGGCGTATCGGACAACATCCGCGTGCGCTCGATCATCGGCCGCTTCCTCGAGCACAGCCGCGTGTACTGGTTTGCCAATGACGGCGAACCCGAGCTGTATTGCGCCAGCGCCGACTGGATGGAACGCAACCTCATGCGCCGCATCGAGGTAGGCGTGCCCATCCTGGAACCCGACCTGTTCAAGCGTGTGTACGAGGAAACCCTGGAGAACTACCTGCGCGACAACACCCAGGCCTGGATGCTGGGTGCCGATGGCCGCTATACCCGTCGCCAGCCGGCGAAGGGCGAGCTGCCGCACTCGGCGCAACAAGCGCTGCTGGCCAAGTACTGCGGGTGA
- a CDS encoding ferritin-like domain-containing protein: protein MQDLHAAARRCLEAADPAEKVRLTFETFARLQAGELAPDPAAAEPKPITLPGRPERPRLVSTRQLQQRGLGTPEGRIALVHAIAHIEFNAIDLAWDAVYRFHGKPAAYYADWASCANDEARHFMLLQGRLGELGHTYGDFDAHNGLWEMAEKTAHSDTARMALVPRVLEARGLDVTPGMMERLRHQKDERTVAILEVILREEVAHVAAGTRWFHWCCARDGIEPEATFAQLLNDYMNGSLRGPFNLEARREAGFSETELAWLVTL, encoded by the coding sequence ATGCAGGATCTCCACGCCGCTGCCCGGCGCTGCCTCGAAGCCGCCGACCCGGCTGAGAAAGTGCGGCTTACCTTCGAGACCTTCGCCCGCCTGCAGGCGGGCGAGCTTGCGCCTGACCCTGCGGCCGCCGAACCGAAGCCGATCACGCTGCCGGGCCGTCCTGAGCGGCCGCGCCTCGTCTCCACGCGCCAGCTTCAGCAGCGCGGCCTGGGCACGCCCGAGGGGCGCATCGCGCTGGTGCACGCCATCGCGCATATCGAATTCAACGCGATCGACCTGGCGTGGGATGCGGTGTATCGCTTCCATGGCAAGCCCGCGGCGTATTACGCCGACTGGGCGTCGTGCGCGAATGACGAGGCGCGGCATTTCATGTTGCTGCAGGGCCGCCTTGGCGAGTTGGGGCATACGTACGGCGATTTCGATGCGCACAACGGCCTGTGGGAGATGGCCGAGAAAACCGCGCATAGCGACACCGCGCGCATGGCGCTGGTGCCGCGTGTGCTCGAGGCGCGTGGGCTGGATGTGACGCCCGGGATGATGGAGCGCCTGCGCCACCAGAAGGACGAGCGCACGGTGGCGATCCTGGAAGTGATCCTGCGCGAGGAGGTGGCCCACGTGGCCGCAGGTACGCGCTGGTTCCACTGGTGCTGCGCGCGCGATGGCATCGAGCCCGAGGCCACGTTCGCGCAGCTGCTCAACGATTACATGAATGGCTCGCTGCGTGGGCCGTTCAATCTCGAGGCGCGGCGCGAAGCCGGCTTCTCCGAAACCGAGCTGGCCTGGCTCGTCACTCTCTGA
- the phoB gene encoding phosphate regulon transcriptional regulator PhoB: MHKRILIVEDEASIRDMVAFALRKAGMDAAHAADARAAQMAISERVPDLILLDWMLPGTSGLELARRLRREELSREIPIIMLTARGEEMDRVNGLEAGVDDYVIKPFSTRELIARIKAVLRRSQGDDGSGVVELGGLRIDGPAHRVFAGDDAVPIGPTEYRLLFFFMTHPERVYSRAQLLDHVWGGSVYVEERTVDVHIRRLRKTLEPWKLDDMVQTVRGAGYRFSANT; encoded by the coding sequence GTGCACAAACGCATTCTCATCGTGGAAGACGAAGCATCGATTCGCGACATGGTCGCTTTCGCGCTTCGCAAGGCGGGCATGGATGCGGCACACGCCGCCGACGCCCGCGCCGCCCAGATGGCCATCTCCGAGCGGGTGCCGGACCTGATCCTGCTCGACTGGATGCTCCCCGGCACCAGCGGCCTGGAACTGGCTCGCCGCCTGCGCCGGGAAGAACTGTCCCGCGAAATCCCGATCATCATGCTCACCGCCCGCGGCGAGGAGATGGACCGGGTGAACGGCCTCGAGGCCGGCGTGGACGATTACGTGATCAAGCCCTTCTCCACCCGCGAACTCATCGCCCGCATCAAGGCCGTGCTCCGCCGCAGCCAGGGCGATGATGGCTCCGGTGTGGTGGAACTGGGTGGCCTGCGCATCGATGGCCCGGCCCACCGCGTGTTCGCGGGGGACGACGCGGTGCCGATCGGCCCCACCGAGTACCGCCTGCTGTTCTTCTTCATGACCCACCCGGAGCGCGTGTACTCGCGCGCCCAGCTGCTCGACCACGTCTGGGGCGGCAGCGTCTATGTGGAAGAACGCACGGTGGATGTCCACATCCGCCGCCTGCGCAAGACCCTGGAACCGTGGAAGCTCGACGACATGGTGCAGACCGTGCGCGGCGCCGGCTACCGCTTCTCCGCCAATACCTAG
- a CDS encoding Ppx/GppA phosphatase family protein, whose protein sequence is MATSGKSQINDGEFLAAVDLGSNSFHMVVARYEHGEPRVIDRLRDSVRMAVGLRPDGTLDAAHRAAALGSLARFGQRLAGIPALHIRAVATNTVRRLASPHAFLSAAEAALGHPVEIVSGREEGRLIFLGAAHDLPASRDHRLVIDIGGGSTEFIIGRGTSPLLTESVQVGCIASTLRFFPGGKITRKRWQKARREIGVLLQQFSEDYREAGWADAYGSSGTAKAIGSVVRAMKLSDDGITPDALAAVREALIEQGATGAPLKLPGLAEDRAEVFAGGVAIFEAAFEALGIERLRVSESSMREGVLWDLIGRSAGTDPRMASIDSLAARYGVDRAQARRVETTALSLFDQLAKVWKLDDDGREWLSWASRVHELGLAIAHSQHQRHGAYILRHADMAGFSRQEQQLLAAIVESHRRKPEKSVITALPVRYRPPARHITAILRLAVLFRRARRAESLPRIRVNATRQRLRLTLPADWLDQHPLTEADLEQEREPLAELGLELEIVTE, encoded by the coding sequence TTGGCCACATCAGGTAAATCGCAGATCAACGATGGCGAATTCCTCGCCGCCGTCGACCTCGGCTCCAACAGCTTCCACATGGTGGTCGCTCGCTACGAACACGGCGAACCGCGGGTCATCGATCGCTTGCGCGATTCGGTGCGCATGGCGGTCGGCTTGCGCCCCGATGGCACCCTGGATGCCGCGCACCGCGCGGCGGCACTCGGCAGCCTCGCGCGTTTTGGCCAGCGCCTCGCGGGCATCCCTGCGTTGCATATCCGCGCTGTCGCCACCAACACGGTCCGCCGCCTCGCCTCGCCGCATGCCTTTCTTTCGGCAGCGGAGGCAGCGCTTGGCCACCCCGTGGAAATCGTTTCGGGCCGTGAAGAAGGCCGCCTGATCTTCCTGGGCGCCGCGCACGACCTACCCGCTTCGCGCGATCACCGACTGGTCATCGATATCGGCGGCGGCAGCACGGAATTCATCATCGGGCGCGGCACCTCGCCGCTACTCACCGAGAGCGTGCAGGTGGGCTGCATCGCCTCCACGCTGCGCTTCTTCCCCGGCGGCAAGATCACCCGCAAACGCTGGCAGAAGGCCCGCCGCGAAATCGGCGTGCTCCTGCAGCAGTTCTCCGAGGATTACCGCGAAGCGGGCTGGGCCGATGCCTACGGCTCTTCGGGTACGGCCAAGGCCATCGGCTCGGTGGTCCGCGCGATGAAGCTCTCCGATGACGGGATTACGCCGGATGCCCTGGCGGCAGTCCGCGAAGCCCTCATCGAACAGGGGGCCACGGGCGCCCCGCTCAAGCTGCCGGGCCTCGCCGAGGACCGCGCCGAAGTGTTCGCCGGTGGCGTCGCCATCTTCGAGGCCGCGTTCGAGGCGCTGGGCATCGAGCGGCTCCGCGTCTCTGAAAGCTCCATGCGCGAAGGCGTGCTGTGGGATCTGATCGGCCGTTCGGCCGGTACCGATCCACGCATGGCCAGCATCGATTCCCTCGCCGCGCGCTATGGCGTCGATAGGGCACAGGCTCGCCGCGTGGAGACCACGGCGCTGTCGTTATTCGACCAGCTCGCCAAGGTATGGAAGCTCGACGACGACGGCCGGGAGTGGCTGTCGTGGGCATCGCGCGTGCACGAGCTGGGCCTGGCCATCGCGCACAGCCAGCATCAGCGCCATGGCGCCTACATCCTGCGCCACGCCGATATGGCCGGCTTCTCGCGGCAGGAGCAGCAACTGCTGGCGGCCATCGTCGAATCGCACCGGCGCAAGCCGGAGAAATCCGTCATCACCGCCCTGCCCGTGCGCTACCGCCCACCGGCACGGCATATCACGGCCATCCTCCGCCTCGCCGTGCTGTTCCGGCGCGCACGCCGGGCTGAGTCGCTGCCGCGCATCCGCGTTAACGCTACCCGTCAGCGCCTGCGCCTCACCCTGCCCGCCGACTGGCTCGATCAGCACCCGCTGACCGAAGCCGACCTGGAGCAGGAGCGCGAGCCGCTGGCCGAACTGGGTCTCGAGCTCGAGATCGTTACCGAATAA
- the purF gene encoding amidophosphoribosyltransferase — MCGIIGIVGTTEVASALYDGLTVLQHRGQDAAGIATVDGARLRLHKGNGLVRDVFNSAGVGKLRGRIGLGHCRYPTAGSEGTEEAQPFYVNSPYGIAFAHNGNLVNTEQLRKEMFEDDRRHIDTDSDSEVLLNVLAHELQLEDRGDLTPEHVFKAVSRVHARARGGYACLALVLGYGLIAFRDPNGIRPLVLGERETAEGREYAVASESVALDVLGFKRTRDIAPGEAVIITEGGQLFSQRCAEGAVHSPCIFEYVYLARPDSMIEDVSVYKARLRMGEKLAEKILRERGPDHGIDAVIPIPDTSRTAASSLAQALGVPMREGLVKNRYIGRTFIMPGQGERVKSVRRKLNAIDLEFRKKNVLLVDDSIVRGTTSKQIIQMARDAGAKNVYFASAAPPVRYPNVYGIDMPAASELIAAGRTVEEVEKLLGADWLVYQDLDDLVWAVADGNDDLKKFDTSCFSGEYVTGVDSAFLEQQEALRSDNAKSERRTA, encoded by the coding sequence ATGTGCGGAATCATCGGCATCGTCGGTACCACGGAAGTGGCATCGGCCCTGTATGACGGCCTGACCGTCCTGCAACATCGCGGACAGGATGCCGCCGGTATCGCGACCGTGGATGGCGCGCGCCTGCGCCTGCACAAGGGCAACGGCCTCGTGCGCGATGTCTTCAACTCCGCTGGCGTCGGCAAGCTGCGTGGCCGCATCGGCCTCGGCCACTGCCGTTACCCGACGGCAGGCTCGGAGGGTACGGAAGAGGCCCAGCCGTTCTACGTGAACTCGCCCTACGGCATTGCGTTCGCGCACAACGGCAACCTGGTCAACACCGAGCAGCTCCGCAAGGAGATGTTCGAAGACGACCGCCGCCATATCGATACCGATTCCGATTCGGAAGTCCTGCTCAACGTGCTGGCGCACGAGCTGCAGCTGGAAGATCGCGGCGACCTTACCCCCGAGCATGTCTTCAAGGCCGTCTCGCGCGTGCATGCGCGTGCCCGCGGTGGTTACGCCTGCCTTGCCCTCGTGCTGGGCTATGGCCTCATCGCCTTCCGCGACCCGAACGGCATTCGTCCGCTGGTGCTCGGTGAGCGCGAGACGGCCGAAGGCCGCGAGTACGCGGTGGCCTCCGAATCGGTGGCGCTCGATGTGCTCGGCTTCAAGCGCACGCGCGACATCGCGCCGGGCGAAGCCGTGATCATCACCGAAGGCGGCCAGCTGTTCTCGCAGCGCTGCGCCGAGGGCGCGGTGCATTCGCCGTGCATCTTCGAATACGTGTACCTCGCCCGTCCCGATTCGATGATCGAGGATGTGTCCGTGTACAAGGCACGCTTGCGCATGGGCGAGAAGCTCGCCGAGAAGATCCTGCGCGAGCGTGGTCCCGACCACGGTATCGATGCGGTCATCCCCATTCCCGACACCTCGCGCACCGCGGCCAGCTCGCTGGCCCAGGCGCTGGGCGTGCCCATGCGCGAAGGCCTGGTCAAGAACCGCTACATCGGCCGTACCTTCATCATGCCGGGGCAGGGTGAGCGCGTGAAATCCGTGCGCCGCAAGCTCAACGCCATCGACCTGGAATTCCGCAAGAAGAACGTGTTGCTCGTGGATGATTCCATCGTCCGCGGTACCACCTCGAAGCAGATCATCCAGATGGCGCGCGACGCGGGCGCAAAGAACGTGTACTTCGCCTCGGCCGCGCCGCCGGTGCGCTACCCCAACGTGTACGGCATCGACATGCCGGCCGCGTCGGAACTGATCGCTGCCGGTCGCACGGTCGAAGAAGTGGAAAAGCTGCTCGGCGCCGACTGGCTCGTTTACCAGGATCTCGATGATCTGGTCTGGGCCGTCGCCGATGGCAACGACGATCTGAAGAAGTTCGATACCTCGTGCTTCTCTGGTGAATACGTGACCGGCGTGGATTCGGCGTTCCTCGAACAGCAGGAAGCCCTGCGTTCCGACAACGCCAAGTCCGAGCGCCGCACGGCGTAA
- a CDS encoding UDP-2,3-diacylglucosamine diphosphatase: protein MTTLFIADLHLDDARPEITTLFEQYLASDEARSAKAFYILGDLVEAWIGDDDDAELPTRIATATKGLRNAGVPVYFMVGNRDFLLGETFASRAGMTLLDDGTVHDIEGVPTLLMHGDVLCTDDVEYQAVRKQVRTDAWKQQILSMPLAARRAFAAQARSDSKSRTGRIDETIMDVNQGAVEEAMRHARVARLVHGHTHRPAVHDFSLGATPAQRIVLGDWYDHGSVLRIEPDSVELRGLTLP from the coding sequence ATGACCACGCTGTTCATCGCCGACCTCCACCTCGACGACGCCCGCCCCGAGATCACCACCCTCTTCGAGCAGTACCTTGCCTCGGACGAAGCCCGCAGCGCGAAGGCGTTCTACATCCTCGGCGATCTCGTGGAAGCGTGGATTGGCGACGATGACGACGCCGAGCTCCCCACCCGCATCGCCACGGCCACGAAGGGCCTGCGCAATGCCGGCGTGCCGGTGTACTTCATGGTGGGCAACCGCGATTTCCTGCTAGGCGAGACCTTCGCGTCGCGTGCCGGCATGACCTTGCTCGACGACGGCACCGTGCACGATATCGAAGGCGTGCCGACCCTGCTGATGCATGGCGATGTGCTGTGCACCGACGATGTCGAGTACCAGGCCGTGCGCAAGCAGGTTCGCACGGACGCGTGGAAACAGCAGATCCTCTCCATGCCGCTCGCCGCGCGCCGTGCGTTCGCCGCACAGGCCCGCAGCGATAGCAAATCCCGCACAGGGCGCATCGATGAGACGATCATGGATGTGAACCAGGGCGCCGTCGAAGAGGCCATGCGCCACGCGCGCGTGGCGCGCCTTGTCCACGGCCACACGCATCGCCCTGCCGTGCACGATTTCAGCCTTGGCGCCACGCCGGCACAGCGCATCGTGCTGGGCGATTGGTATGACCATGGGTCGGTGCTGCGCATTGAGCCTGATAGCGTCGAATTGCGCGGCTTGACGTTGCCGTAA
- a CDS encoding peptidylprolyl isomerase gives MLKAVLASLLLALPAAALAQQQQAKPAAPAPGPVEHPRVVIHTSMGDFTLELFPEKAPKSVANFLQYVRDGFYDGTVFHRVVDGYMVQGGLYSRDLTQRRTRAPIPSEADNGLSNLRGTVAVARGADANSGTSQFFVNLVDNRRLDYVSNQSGLTWGFAVFAKVAQGMDVVDKIAKVPTKAQGPFVGDVPNPLVIINSAQVVGEEKATPAASSTAATPAAAPAAEPAKPATPAKKTDKKPAAKTTP, from the coding sequence ATGCTGAAAGCCGTCCTCGCCAGCCTCCTCCTCGCCCTGCCTGCCGCCGCCCTGGCCCAGCAGCAGCAGGCCAAGCCGGCGGCGCCCGCGCCCGGCCCCGTGGAGCACCCCCGGGTCGTCATCCATACCTCCATGGGCGATTTCACGCTCGAGCTGTTTCCGGAGAAGGCGCCCAAGAGCGTCGCCAACTTCCTGCAGTACGTGCGCGATGGCTTCTACGACGGCACGGTGTTTCATCGCGTCGTCGATGGCTACATGGTCCAGGGCGGTCTCTACAGCCGCGACCTGACCCAGCGCCGCACCCGTGCGCCGATTCCCAGCGAGGCTGACAACGGCCTTTCCAACCTGCGCGGCACCGTCGCCGTGGCGCGTGGCGCCGATGCGAACTCGGGCACCTCGCAGTTCTTCGTGAACCTGGTCGACAACCGCCGGCTGGACTACGTGAGCAACCAGAGTGGCCTCACCTGGGGCTTCGCGGTGTTCGCCAAGGTGGCCCAGGGCATGGATGTGGTCGACAAGATCGCCAAGGTGCCGACCAAGGCACAGGGTCCGTTCGTCGGCGACGTGCCGAATCCGTTGGTCATCATCAATTCCGCACAGGTCGTAGGCGAAGAGAAGGCCACGCCGGCCGCCTCGTCGACGGCGGCCACGCCTGCGGCCGCTCCGGCCGCCGAGCCAGCAAAGCCTGCGACCCCGGCGAAGAAGACCGACAAGAAGCCGGCGGCCAAGACCACGCCATGA